One genomic region from Sphingomonas paeninsulae encodes:
- a CDS encoding Dps family protein, protein MAKTPKSKLKTPTDLGSNAVATVADALNGILADSFALYFKTKNFHWHVSGPHFRDYHLLFDDQATQIFATTDLIAERVRKTGNTTLRSIGDISRHQTSKDNNQDFVSPANMLAELRDDNLKLVESLRAAKDLADDAKDNATSAVIDNWTDDAEQRAWFLFEAAQAV, encoded by the coding sequence GTGGCAAAAACTCCTAAATCCAAGCTGAAGACGCCAACCGACCTGGGCAGCAACGCGGTTGCGACCGTGGCTGACGCGCTGAACGGTATATTGGCCGACAGCTTTGCGCTGTATTTCAAGACGAAGAATTTTCACTGGCATGTTTCGGGGCCGCATTTTCGCGACTATCACTTGCTGTTCGACGATCAGGCTACGCAGATTTTCGCGACGACCGATCTGATTGCAGAGCGTGTGCGCAAAACCGGCAACACGACGCTGCGATCGATCGGTGATATTTCGCGGCACCAGACTTCGAAAGACAATAATCAGGATTTCGTGTCGCCAGCCAATATGCTGGCCGAACTGCGTGACGACAATCTGAAGCTGGTCGAATCGCTGCGTGCGGCAAAAGACCTGGCCGACGACGCCAAGGACAATGCCACTTCGGCGGTTATCGACAACTGGACCGATGACGCAGAACAGCGTGCATGGTTCCTGTTCGAGGCTGCTCAGGCCGTTTAA
- the rpmG gene encoding 50S ribosomal protein L33 — MAKPTTIKVKLVSTADTGFYYTTKKNPRSLNTTEKLSFRKYDPVVRKHVEFKEAKIK, encoded by the coding sequence ATGGCCAAGCCGACAACCATTAAAGTTAAGCTCGTCAGCACGGCGGACACCGGGTTTTACTACACCACCAAAAAGAACCCGCGCAGCCTGAACACGACTGAAAAGCTGTCGTTCCGCAAATACGACCCAGTCGTACGCAAGCACGTCGAGTTCAAAGAAGCCAAGATCAAGTAA
- a CDS encoding response regulator, with translation MAKRVLVVEDNELNLRLFCDLLRAHDYETEGVRDGREALDRARAFMPDLIVMDIQMPHVTGLELTEAIRADETLRTMPIMAVTAYAGKADEDRIRAAGADAYVSKPISLMRFIETVEGLANRTIAPATTEA, from the coding sequence GTGGCAAAAAGAGTGCTCGTTGTCGAGGATAACGAACTCAATCTACGGTTATTTTGTGACCTGCTACGGGCGCATGATTACGAAACAGAGGGGGTGCGTGATGGACGGGAGGCGCTGGATCGTGCCCGCGCGTTCATGCCGGACCTGATTGTCATGGATATCCAGATGCCGCACGTTACCGGTCTTGAATTGACCGAGGCGATCCGGGCCGATGAAACATTGCGGACCATGCCGATTATGGCGGTCACCGCTTATGCAGGAAAAGCGGACGAGGACAGGATTCGCGCGGCAGGTGCCGACGCCTATGTGTCCAAGCCAATTTCGCTGATGCGCTTTATAGAAACGGTCGAAGGGCTGGCCAACCGAACGATTGCGCCAGCCACTACAGAAGCCTGA
- a CDS encoding DUF3572 domain-containing protein, producing the protein MSAEQTNNAMDLALSALVWILQDEERADRLLALTGLDADGIRSRVTDPTLLEAVLGYLESHEPDLIACAKTLDVPPVALVLARESLAQ; encoded by the coding sequence ATGAGCGCGGAACAGACAAATAACGCAATGGATCTGGCGCTTTCGGCGCTGGTCTGGATTTTGCAGGATGAGGAACGCGCCGATCGCCTGCTCGCGCTGACCGGGCTCGATGCCGACGGTATTCGTTCGCGCGTCACTGACCCGACATTGCTCGAAGCCGTCCTCGGCTATCTCGAATCGCATGAACCCGATCTCATCGCTTGCGCAAAGACGCTCGATGTTCCTCCAGTCGCGCTGGTACTGGCGCGTGAAAGCCTTGCTCAATGA
- a CDS encoding NIF family HAD-type phosphatase, whose amino-acid sequence MTRPLLITDCDEVLLHMVSHFGEWLSEAHDIDFSHGTSDFAYALKRRGNGELVPREQVWPMLDAFFHTEMNRQTLVPGAREALATLAEHADIVILTNLNHNFNEARAEQLGKHGIWHRVVTNQGGKGDPVAKLVAEFSPSATVFVDDLPQHHDSVARAAPNVFRLHMIADPLVASITPPASAAHARIDDWNDALTWIQARFSGVSLEAA is encoded by the coding sequence ATGACACGCCCCCTTTTGATCACCGATTGCGACGAAGTTCTTCTCCACATGGTCAGCCATTTCGGTGAGTGGCTTTCAGAAGCCCACGACATCGACTTTTCTCATGGCACCAGCGACTTTGCCTATGCGCTGAAACGCCGGGGCAATGGTGAACTGGTCCCACGCGAACAAGTCTGGCCGATGCTCGACGCGTTTTTCCATACCGAAATGAACCGGCAGACGCTGGTGCCCGGCGCGCGTGAAGCACTCGCAACGCTCGCCGAACACGCTGACATCGTCATTCTCACGAACCTCAATCATAATTTCAACGAGGCGCGGGCCGAACAGCTCGGCAAACACGGTATCTGGCACCGGGTCGTTACGAATCAGGGTGGCAAGGGCGACCCGGTGGCAAAACTCGTTGCCGAATTTTCACCATCGGCCACCGTGTTCGTCGATGACCTTCCCCAGCATCACGACTCGGTCGCACGCGCGGCACCCAACGTGTTTCGCCTGCACATGATTGCCGACCCTCTGGTCGCATCCATAACGCCGCCTGCTTCCGCCGCTCACGCGCGAATCGATGACTGGAACGACGCGCTGACGTGGATTCAGGCCCGTTTTTCGGGGGTTTCGCTCGAAGCCGCTTGA
- a CDS encoding RidA family protein, whose translation MNDKIDAILAKRGLKLPTPAAPVADYVPAVEVGGFLYVSGQLPFLDGVVMTGRLGEDRDVAAGQQAAEACGIMLVAQIKKALGSLDRVERIVKLGVFVSSDPRFTDQPKVADGASSLMVELFGDAGRHARAAVGVPVLPLGAMVEIDAVVAVRPA comes from the coding sequence ATGAACGACAAAATCGACGCCATCCTCGCCAAACGCGGCCTGAAACTGCCGACGCCTGCAGCTCCGGTCGCCGACTATGTGCCGGCCGTTGAGGTTGGTGGGTTCCTTTATGTGTCGGGTCAGCTTCCCTTCCTCGATGGCGTCGTCATGACCGGTCGCCTTGGCGAAGATCGTGACGTTGCAGCGGGCCAGCAAGCCGCAGAGGCTTGCGGCATCATGCTGGTCGCCCAGATAAAGAAAGCGCTCGGCTCGCTCGATCGCGTCGAACGTATCGTCAAACTCGGCGTGTTCGTTTCCAGCGACCCACGTTTTACCGACCAGCCAAAAGTTGCCGATGGGGCATCCTCGTTGATGGTCGAACTGTTCGGCGATGCGGGCCGTCATGCTCGCGCGGCAGTCGGCGTGCCGGTATTGCCGCTGGGCGCCATGGTGGAAATCGATGCGGTTGTCGCTGTTCGCCCCGCTTGA
- a CDS encoding glycerophosphodiester phosphodiesterase family protein, which translates to MRLSLFAPLEGLIAPAPLAQRVAFLKTQPFAHRGLHSAASSKGASKEDWRVENSRAAFRAAILLGHGIELDVQAASGGEAFVFHDAELERLTSARGAFRTKSAIELDAIKLAGTEEAIPRLEEILKLVGGRVPVLIEVKTKERHVAALCLSVRRALEGYRGAAAIMSFNPEVGHWFNTHAPRIVRGLVVTEEGEVTRKERLKGWFKRWASMARAKPDFLAYDVRDLPSRFAVSARSRGITVLTWTVRDAADEQAAFEHADEAIYEKIA; encoded by the coding sequence ATGCGGTTGTCGCTGTTCGCCCCGCTTGAGGGGCTGATCGCACCCGCGCCGCTTGCGCAGCGCGTTGCATTTCTAAAGACGCAGCCGTTCGCCCATCGCGGACTGCATAGCGCCGCCAGTTCGAAGGGCGCATCGAAAGAGGATTGGCGTGTCGAAAACAGCCGCGCCGCGTTCCGCGCTGCGATCCTGCTGGGTCATGGTATCGAACTCGACGTGCAGGCTGCTTCCGGTGGCGAAGCCTTTGTGTTTCACGATGCCGAACTGGAACGGCTGACGTCCGCGCGTGGCGCGTTCCGAACCAAATCGGCGATCGAACTGGACGCAATCAAGCTGGCCGGAACCGAAGAAGCCATCCCGCGCCTCGAGGAAATTCTGAAACTGGTCGGCGGGCGGGTGCCGGTGCTGATCGAGGTCAAGACGAAGGAACGCCACGTCGCGGCGCTATGTCTGTCGGTCCGCCGCGCGCTGGAGGGATATCGCGGGGCGGCGGCGATCATGTCCTTCAATCCAGAGGTCGGACACTGGTTCAACACCCACGCACCCCGCATCGTTCGCGGTCTCGTCGTCACCGAAGAGGGTGAGGTGACGCGAAAGGAGCGGCTGAAAGGCTGGTTCAAACGCTGGGCTTCGATGGCACGCGCAAAACCCGACTTTCTGGCTTATGACGTTCGTGACTTGCCCTCACGGTTTGCGGTCTCTGCCCGATCGCGCGGCATAACCGTGTTGACGTGGACCGTGCGCGATGCAGCCGACGAACAAGCCGCTTTCGAACATGCGGACGAGGCGATCTACGAGAAGATTGCGTGA
- a CDS encoding GNAT family N-acetyltransferase yields MSEGDNSGYTDSGAVTARVGNGVASFDAAQWDACAGSDNPFVSHAFLSALERSGSATTRAGWQPVPIAIDAPDGTLAGVLPAYAKSNSQGEYIFDHAWADAWERAGGNYYPKLLIAVPFSPVPGPRILARDPALAPALIAAAEALVDSNGLSSAHANFLDEDQLEIFRDAGWLIREGTQFHWANDGYASFDDFLAALASRKRKAIRKERAAAVEGLEIVHLTGDEITEAHWDAFWHFYQDTGARKWGTPYLTRGFFSMLGATMSDRVLLMLALRDGRPIAGALNLIGADTLYGRYWGCSEDVPCLHFELCYYQAIDAAIARGLSRVEAGAQGEHKLARGYVPVATWSAHYIPNAGFRAAISEFLARERRAVEENAAFLETMTPFKKG; encoded by the coding sequence GTGAGCGAAGGCGATAACAGCGGATACACAGACAGCGGCGCGGTAACCGCTCGCGTCGGCAATGGCGTTGCCTCGTTCGACGCCGCTCAGTGGGATGCCTGCGCAGGCTCCGACAACCCTTTTGTCAGTCACGCCTTCCTCAGCGCCCTCGAACGGTCAGGCAGCGCCACGACCCGCGCGGGCTGGCAACCAGTGCCTATCGCCATCGACGCGCCCGACGGCACGCTGGCGGGCGTTCTGCCTGCCTATGCAAAGAGCAACAGTCAGGGCGAATATATCTTCGACCATGCATGGGCCGACGCATGGGAACGTGCTGGTGGAAATTATTATCCCAAGCTGCTGATTGCGGTGCCGTTCTCACCCGTCCCCGGTCCCCGAATCCTTGCCCGCGACCCGGCACTCGCCCCTGCCCTGATTGCCGCCGCAGAGGCGCTGGTGGACAGCAACGGCCTTTCGTCCGCGCACGCCAATTTTCTCGATGAGGATCAACTCGAGATTTTTCGCGATGCCGGCTGGCTGATCCGCGAGGGAACTCAATTCCACTGGGCAAACGATGGTTACGCCAGTTTCGACGACTTTCTTGCTGCCCTCGCCTCTCGCAAACGAAAGGCCATTCGCAAGGAGCGCGCGGCGGCAGTCGAGGGGCTGGAGATTGTCCACCTGACCGGCGACGAAATCACCGAGGCGCATTGGGACGCGTTCTGGCATTTCTATCAGGATACCGGCGCGCGGAAGTGGGGAACGCCTTATCTGACGCGCGGATTCTTCTCGATGCTGGGTGCGACGATGAGCGACAGGGTGCTGCTGATGCTGGCCCTGCGCGATGGTCGTCCAATCGCGGGGGCGCTGAACCTGATCGGCGCGGATACGCTGTACGGACGTTATTGGGGCTGTTCGGAGGACGTGCCATGCCTCCATTTCGAACTCTGTTATTATCAGGCGATCGACGCCGCCATTGCGCGCGGCTTGTCCCGTGTCGAAGCGGGCGCGCAGGGCGAACACAAGCTCGCTCGCGGTTATGTGCCGGTCGCAACATGGTCGGCCCATTATATCCCGAACGCAGGTTTTCGTGCCGCAATATCGGAATTTCTGGCCCGCGAACGTCGCGCAGTCGAAGAAAACGCCGCTTTTTTGGAAACAATGACGCCCTTTAAGAAGGGTTAG
- a CDS encoding SEL1-like repeat protein, whose protein sequence is MAHSIKSADFLLESRMTDAAAGDIRALYELGIAYSSGSGGVGVDLIQAHKWFNLAAVSGNERAQECRAEIADDMTAREIAEAQRQARAWLGATTRRAA, encoded by the coding sequence ATGGCACACAGTATCAAAAGCGCGGATTTCCTGCTTGAAAGCCGGATGACCGATGCGGCAGCGGGCGACATTCGTGCGCTTTACGAACTCGGCATTGCGTACTCATCGGGTTCGGGCGGCGTCGGCGTAGATCTGATCCAGGCGCATAAATGGTTCAATCTGGCCGCCGTTTCAGGAAATGAGCGCGCGCAGGAATGCCGGGCAGAGATTGCCGACGATATGACGGCACGCGAGATCGCTGAAGCACAGCGACAGGCCCGGGCATGGCTTGGTGCGACGACCCGGCGGGCCGCCTAA
- the panC gene encoding pantoate--beta-alanine ligase encodes MQTIRNLNDLRTARAKLTGTVAIVPTMGALHAGHLALVAAARERADHVVATIFVNPMQFGPNEDLARYPRQEAADAALLESAGVAILWLPDVATMYPKGFATKVSVSGLGDVLDGAARPGHFDGVATVVAKLFGQVRPDRAYFGEKDWQQLAVIRRMAIDLNLGIEITGVPTEREGDGLARSSRNVYLSAAEREAALVLPQALKAAVAAIEGGAEIGRELASAGAKLVGAGFVIDYIELVDDQLLPVATLTREARLLGAAKMGTTRLIDNFAVSPTSLK; translated from the coding sequence GTGCAAACCATCCGTAACCTCAACGACCTCCGCACCGCCCGCGCCAAGCTGACCGGGACTGTCGCGATCGTGCCGACGATGGGCGCGCTCCATGCCGGGCATCTGGCTTTGGTTGCTGCCGCCAGGGAGCGCGCGGATCACGTGGTGGCAACGATATTCGTGAACCCGATGCAATTCGGGCCGAACGAGGATCTGGCGCGCTATCCAAGGCAAGAGGCGGCGGACGCGGCGTTGCTGGAGTCGGCAGGAGTGGCGATTCTGTGGCTGCCCGATGTTGCGACGATGTACCCGAAAGGCTTTGCGACGAAGGTTTCGGTGTCGGGACTGGGTGACGTTCTGGATGGCGCGGCGCGGCCGGGGCATTTCGATGGGGTGGCGACGGTGGTTGCAAAACTGTTCGGGCAAGTGCGTCCTGACCGTGCGTATTTTGGCGAAAAGGATTGGCAACAACTGGCGGTTATCCGGCGGATGGCGATCGACCTCAATCTCGGTATCGAGATCACCGGGGTTCCGACCGAGCGAGAGGGTGACGGTTTGGCCCGGTCATCGCGCAATGTTTATTTGTCGGCGGCGGAGCGCGAGGCGGCGCTGGTTTTGCCGCAGGCTTTGAAGGCGGCGGTGGCGGCGATCGAAGGGGGAGCAGAGATTGGGCGAGAGTTGGCGAGTGCTGGCGCAAAACTGGTTGGGGCGGGGTTTGTTATTGATTATATAGAATTGGTCGATGATCAATTGTTGCCGGTCGCGACGTTGACGAGAGAGGCAAGACTGTTGGGGGCGGCGAAAATGGGGACGACGCGGCTGATCGATAACTTCGCGGTATCCCCCACAAGCTTAAAGTAA
- a CDS encoding division plane positioning ATPase MipZ has protein sequence MKRAHRIVFANEKGGTGKSTTAVHAAVALAAAGHSVAALDLDVRQKTLVRYLENRAATMRRRQLDLPMPNHGVLDLLTPAGLDQEVARLGHGCEFIIIDTPGRDDPLARAAISLADTLVTPINDSFVDLDLIGQVDAETFRVKKPSFYAELIWDLRKVRAKTDGGTVDWVVLRNRLQHLEAHNMRRVGAALTELSKRVGFRVIPGLGERVIYRELFPKGLTLIDVGAIESVGLSHIAARQELREMISGFALPAREDQPLQLAL, from the coding sequence ATGAAACGCGCGCACAGAATCGTCTTTGCCAACGAAAAGGGCGGCACGGGGAAATCCACGACTGCCGTTCACGCCGCAGTTGCGCTTGCAGCAGCCGGGCATAGCGTCGCGGCGCTCGACCTCGACGTCCGGCAAAAAACACTGGTCCGCTATCTCGAGAATCGCGCCGCTACCATGCGTCGTCGGCAACTCGATCTGCCGATGCCGAACCACGGCGTCCTCGACCTGTTGACCCCGGCGGGTCTAGATCAGGAAGTGGCACGGCTTGGTCATGGCTGTGAGTTCATCATTATCGACACGCCGGGCCGCGACGATCCACTGGCCCGCGCGGCCATTTCGCTGGCCGACACGCTCGTCACGCCCATCAATGACAGCTTCGTCGATCTCGACCTGATCGGGCAGGTCGATGCCGAAACCTTCCGCGTCAAGAAACCCAGTTTTTACGCTGAGCTGATCTGGGATCTGCGCAAGGTTCGCGCAAAGACTGACGGTGGCACGGTCGACTGGGTCGTCCTCCGCAATCGTCTCCAGCATCTGGAGGCTCATAATATGCGCCGGGTCGGAGCCGCCCTTACCGAATTGTCGAAGCGTGTCGGTTTCCGCGTTATTCCGGGGCTTGGCGAGCGGGTAATCTATCGCGAACTGTTTCCAAAGGGACTAACCCTGATCGATGTCGGCGCGATCGAATCGGTCGGGCTCAGTCACATCGCTGCCCGTCAGGAATTGCGCGAGATGATATCTGGCTTTGCCCTTCCCGCGCGTGAAGACCAGCCGTTGCAGCTCGCCTTATGA
- a CDS encoding J domain-containing protein — translation MIKLIFFGALLYALYYYGKRYIAVPGTMGKSEAAKLLGLSSDASSYAVIDAHRRLITKVHPDAGGSVELASRINQARDVMLRP, via the coding sequence ATGATCAAGCTGATCTTTTTCGGCGCGCTCCTGTACGCGCTCTATTATTATGGCAAACGATACATTGCCGTCCCCGGCACGATGGGTAAGTCCGAAGCTGCCAAATTGCTGGGGTTAAGCAGCGACGCGAGCAGCTATGCTGTCATCGACGCTCATCGCCGACTAATCACCAAAGTTCACCCTGACGCGGGCGGAAGTGTGGAACTCGCCTCTCGCATCAATCAGGCACGCGACGTAATGCTCCGTCCGTAA
- a CDS encoding DMT family protein codes for MPTVLLLTLSNLFMTTAWYWHLKAGSTKPLWVVILISWTIALVEYSLAVPANRIGYANGWSAGQLKIVQEAIALIIFGGFMSWVLGEPVTWRHLAAFGCIMGAVGFLFVGK; via the coding sequence ATGCCGACGGTGCTGCTGCTCACGCTGTCGAACTTGTTCATGACGACGGCGTGGTATTGGCATTTGAAAGCTGGCTCGACCAAGCCTTTATGGGTGGTCATCCTGATAAGTTGGACGATCGCGCTGGTCGAATATTCACTGGCCGTGCCCGCCAACCGAATCGGCTACGCCAATGGCTGGAGCGCGGGACAGTTGAAGATCGTTCAGGAAGCCATCGCCCTGATTATCTTCGGTGGGTTCATGTCATGGGTGCTGGGTGAGCCGGTAACGTGGCGGCATCTGGCAGCATTCGGGTGTATAATGGGCGCGGTCGGGTTTTTGTTCGTGGGGAAGTGA
- the dnaN gene encoding DNA polymerase III subunit beta, with amino-acid sequence MKATIERATLLKSLGHVQSVVERRNTIPILSNVLIEALPEGGIRLMATDLDLQILETIDAKVETAGTTTVSAHTLFEIARKLQEGSEVSLNAADGKMAIKASRSNFNLPTLPRDDFPIIAEGELPTKFELPAATLRQIIDKTRFAISTEETRYYLNGIFLHVVDDVMKAAATDGHRLARVTVARPDGAEGMPDIIIPRKCIGELRKLLDEVEGSVEISLSATKIRFVLGHAVLVSKLIDGTFPDYSRVIPTGNDKILKIDPKSFMQGVDRVATIASEKTRAVKMALDRDKITLSVTSPENGTAAEEVPGEYSATGFEIGFNAKYLMDILAQIEGDSVEVHLADAAAPTLLRENDKAAALYVLMPMRV; translated from the coding sequence ATGAAGGCGACGATCGAACGCGCGACGCTGTTGAAAAGCCTGGGACATGTCCAGTCGGTGGTCGAGCGGCGCAATACCATTCCGATTCTGTCCAACGTCCTGATCGAGGCGCTGCCCGAAGGCGGCATCCGCCTGATGGCGACCGATCTCGATTTGCAAATCCTAGAGACGATCGACGCGAAGGTTGAAACAGCCGGAACCACGACGGTTTCTGCACACACTTTGTTCGAAATCGCGCGTAAACTGCAGGAGGGAAGCGAGGTTTCGCTGAACGCTGCGGACGGTAAGATGGCGATCAAGGCCAGTCGGTCCAACTTCAACCTGCCGACGCTGCCCCGCGATGATTTCCCGATTATTGCAGAGGGTGAACTGCCGACCAAGTTCGAACTGCCAGCCGCAACCCTGCGCCAGATCATCGACAAGACACGATTCGCGATCTCCACAGAGGAGACTCGCTATTATCTGAACGGTATCTTCCTGCACGTGGTCGATGACGTGATGAAGGCGGCTGCGACCGACGGCCACCGTTTGGCACGCGTGACCGTGGCGCGGCCCGATGGCGCGGAAGGGATGCCCGACATCATCATCCCGCGGAAATGCATCGGCGAACTGCGCAAGCTGCTCGACGAGGTCGAGGGGTCGGTCGAGATTTCACTGTCCGCCACCAAGATCCGCTTCGTACTGGGTCATGCCGTTCTGGTTTCCAAGCTCATCGACGGCACCTTCCCCGATTACAGCCGCGTGATTCCGACCGGCAACGACAAGATCCTGAAGATCGATCCCAAGAGCTTCATGCAGGGCGTCGATCGCGTCGCCACCATCGCGTCGGAAAAAACGCGTGCGGTGAAAATGGCGCTCGACCGGGACAAGATTACGCTGTCGGTAACATCGCCGGAGAACGGCACGGCGGCTGAAGAGGTGCCCGGCGAGTATTCGGCAACGGGCTTTGAGATCGGTTTCAACGCGAAATATCTGATGGATATTCTGGCGCAGATCGAAGGCGATTCGGTCGAGGTGCATCTTGCTGATGCTGCTGCACCGACACTGCTGCGTGAAAACGACAAGGCTGCGGCGCTTTATGTACTGATGCCAATGCGGGTTTGA
- a CDS encoding outer membrane protein encodes MRTIFTAALLASAFATPALAQERAPFTGPHIEVTGGWDRLTGSDGNGGHKDGFVYGVGGGYDAQVGGVILGLEGEVTDSTNKVRANNVLVAGDSTRVSAGRDLYVGARLGYAVAPATLLYIKGGYTNARFGQRYDDGVGNFSGGHANADGYRLGAGIEQKFRVFGPGGFVKAEYRYSNYQNLNIGNANIDTDFDRHQVVGSVGIRF; translated from the coding sequence ATGCGTACCATTTTCACAGCCGCGCTTTTGGCGTCGGCATTTGCCACCCCAGCACTCGCTCAGGAGCGCGCCCCATTTACCGGACCGCACATTGAAGTGACCGGCGGTTGGGATCGTTTGACTGGCAGCGACGGTAATGGCGGACACAAGGATGGTTTCGTCTATGGTGTCGGCGGCGGTTACGATGCTCAGGTCGGCGGCGTGATCCTCGGGCTCGAAGGCGAAGTCACAGATTCCACCAACAAGGTTCGGGCTAACAACGTTCTTGTGGCGGGTGACAGCACGCGGGTCAGCGCCGGTCGCGACCTGTATGTCGGTGCACGTCTTGGCTATGCGGTTGCTCCTGCAACGCTGCTGTACATCAAGGGCGGTTATACCAATGCTCGCTTTGGGCAGCGCTATGATGATGGCGTCGGCAACTTTTCGGGCGGTCACGCCAATGCCGATGGTTACCGTCTTGGTGCCGGTATTGAACAGAAGTTCCGGGTGTTCGGACCCGGCGGGTTCGTGAAGGCCGAATATCGTTATTCGAACTATCAGAACCTGAATATCGGTAACGCAAATATCGATACCGATTTCGATCGCCATCAGGTTGTCGGCAGCGTCGGCATACGATTCTGA